The DNA sequence GATTATTGCTTCGGGAGCGATTCTTCATTATCTGGATTTGACTCAGCATCACCAAACCAAGCACATTGTCAATCTGTCGCGCATCGAAGAAGATAAATATGTTTGGCTCGATCGCTTTACTATTCGCAATCTCGAACTTTTTAATTCGATAAACGAAGGCGCCAAAACGTTGGTTCAGGTGATTGATAAAACCATTTCGCCGATGGGCGCCCGTTTGCTGAAACGTTGGATTGCTTTGCCGCTGAAGGAAATTGCCGCCATCAACAATCGCCAAAATGTGGTGGAATATTTGGTGAAAGATGAAAGTTTGAAAGAAAATCTGGAAGAGCATATTCGGCAGGTGGGCGATCTGGAACGTATTATTTCGAAAGTGGCCGTTATTCGTATTAACCCGCGCGAAGTGGTGCAATTAAAACATGCCCTTCAGGCCATTGCGCCCATCAAAGAAATTTGCGCACAAACCGATAGCCCGAATTTGCAGCGATTTGCCGAACAGCTCAATCCTTGCGAATCGATCCGGACACGCATTGAAAAGGAAATCCATCCCGATCCGCCAGCGCTTGTAAACAAAGGCCACGTCATTGCTTCGGGCGTTTCACCCGAATTGGATGAGTTGCGCGAACTTGCTTTCTCCGGAAAAGATTACCTGGCCCGGTTACAGGAACGTGAAGCTGAGCGAACAGGTATTTCAAGCCTAAAGATCTCGTTCAATAATGTGTTTGGCTATTACATAGAAGTCAGGAATACCCACAAGGATAAAGTTCCGCCGGAATGGATTCGTAAGCAAACCTTGGTTGGAGCCGAACGCTACATTACCGAAGAGCTTAAAGAATACGAATCGAAAATTCTGGGTGCCGAAGAGAAAATTCTGGCGATTGAAGTTCGCCTGTTCAATGAACTGGTGGTTGCCTTGTCCGAATACATTCAGGCCATACAATTGGATGCTGCTATTGTTGCGCAGTTGGATTGTTTGTTGTCCTTTGCTTCCACAGCAATCGAATACAAATATTCGCGTCCTGAGATTAACGATTCTAAAGAGATTATCATCAAAGGTGGTCGCCATCCGGTAATCGAACATCAATTGCCAATGGGCGAATCGTATATTTCGAACGATGTGACACTGAATCAGGACGACCAGCAGGTGATCATCATCACCGGACCCAATATGGCTGGTAAATCTGCGTTGTTGCGGCAAACCGCACTGATTGTGCTGATGGCTCAGGTTGGAAGTTTTGTCCCGGCTGAAGCTGCTCAGATTGGCTTTGTCGATAAAATATTTACGAGGGTAGGGGCGTCCGACAATATTTCGCTGGGCGAATCCACTTTTATGGTCGAGATGAACGAAGCGGCCAGTATCCTGAACAACATTTCAGACCGAAGCCTGATTCTGTTGGATGAACTGGGTCGCGGAACTTCAACTTACGATGGTATTTCCATCGCGTGGTCGATTGTGGAGTATATTCACGAACATCCAAAAGCCAAAGCAAAAACCATGTTTGCTACGCACTATCATGAACTGAACGAAATGGAAAAATCGTTTGTCCGTGTGAAGAACTTTAATGTATCGGTAAAAGATGTGGGCAATAAAGTGATTTTCCTGCGTAAGTTGGTTTCGGGTGGAAGCAACCATAGTTTTGGGATTCATGTGGCCCGGATGGCCGGAATGCCGCCTTCTGTGGTTCGCCGGGCCGACGAAATTTTGCTTCAATTGGAGGATACGCACCGAAAAGAAGGCCTTTCGAAGCCTTTGGAAGGCATGGCTGAGAAAAGAGAAGGTTTCCAAATGAGTTTTTTCCAATTGGACGATCCGGTGCTGAAACAAATTCGCGACGAGATCAAAAATCTGGACATCAACGAACTGACTCCTTTAGAAGCTTTAAATAAGCTAAACGATATTAAGAAGATTACCGGTCTGGATCGGCCTTTCAAAAAATAATGCACCGAAAATGCCTAAAGTTTTAATCCTTTTTTGGAGAAAGAAAAAATAGGTATATATTTGCATCGCTGTTTTCGAAAGCACTAAACAGTACGTTCAAATCCGAAAAATGCTGCAATTTCCACCAGATTGCGGGATAATATTGAAAAAGGCATCGTTGTCCAGAATGAAAATTCGGGACTGCAAAATATGCGAGAATAGCTCAGTTGGTAGAGCACGACCTTGCCAAGGTCGGGGTCGCGAGTTCGAGTCTCGTTTCTCGCTCTTTTTAAGGAGGCCCGGATGGTGGAATCGGTAGACACGCAAGACTTAAAATCTTGTGACCATTGGTTGTGCGGGTTCAAGTCCCGCTCCGGGTACTTTTAAAATATCGGATCAATAAATTATTGCGAGAATAGCTCAGTTGGTAGAGCACGACCTTGCCAAGGTCGGGGTCGCGAGTTCGAGTCTCGTTTCTCGCTCAGAAAAAAAGCACTTCAGGAAACTGAGGTGCTTTTTGCATTTATTTCTCTCTGGAAATTACGCTTTTGTTTTACCAATTTTCAATTCTTTCCATTTAATCGGAGCACACTGCTGACTGTAGTTGAATCTGATCGATAGTATTCAGGATGTAATTCTCCGAATGTATTTCATTCGTAATCTGAATGCAAAATCCCCGGAAAACAAAGATGGTTTTCCGGGGATCTTTATGGTCAGAAGTATTGCTGATTTATTTGAAATGAATTATTAATTGAAATCTTTAATGCTCCTATCAGATAGCTATTTTTTTACGAGTTTATAGCATGTCATAGCTTCTTTATTCGTAATACCAATCAAATACGTGCCTGCGGGCAAGTTTTGTACCGATATTGCCTCATGATTAGCAACCTTTTTTTCGCTTATTAATTTACCATTCAAACTGGATATCCGGATTGTTGTTTGGTCCTCAATGCCAGTGATATAAAATTTGTCAGTTGTTGGGTTCGGGTATATACTTATCGAATTTTGCTTTTCGGGGTCAATGCCAGTCTTAATCACAACATTAATCTTAACAGTGTCACTTGTTGCAGAATAGTGTTCGGTATCGGCAGGCGAAAACTGTACGGTTAACTCTTGTAAATCGCCGGTATTCATTACAGTTCCGGCGATAGGGTTATAAACAAATGTTCCTTCAATATTTGCAACTGCATTTAATTGCAAATCGCTCAAGGCTGTCCCATTCACAATATCTTTTGGATTTTCCCAGGTAATTACAGGAACTGCTTTTCGAACATTGATCTGTACCGTTTTGTTGACAATCTTGTTTTTCGCCAGATCATTGGGTGTAAACGTTACGCTTAGTTCCTGAGCATCCCCAACATTTAATTTAGTTCCGGCAGCCGGTGTGTATTCAAAGGTGCCTTCCACAGTGCTTGTTGCATTTAGCTGAAGATCATTCAGGGCTGTTCCGTAGGAAATATCTGAAGGATTGCTCCAGGTAATGACCGGATTAGATTGGGTCGTTTTAAATGAAATTTCATAACTGTAAGCTATTCCTTCAGCATTTGCTGCATAAACGCGGGCATAGTAAACCGTATTTGGTTCCAATTCGGTGAGCGAAGCATAGAAGAAGCCTATTGTTGTTGGGGCTCCAAGGTTATGTATTTTGCTGTTAAACATGGTTGGGTTTGGACTGGTGCTCCAGCAAATGCCATAAGCTGTTGCATTAGGGAATCCAAAATCAGTAATGCTGCATTTGCCAATAGCAGAAGTTGATTCAATATCCTTTATTTCATAAAGTATTACATTGGCAATGATTCCTTTAGTGCTAAACGATACCTGTTCTCCGTAACTAGTTCCTGCCTCGTTAATCGAATAAGCCCTCACGTAGTATTTTGTATGAGTTTCTAATCCGGTTAATGTGGCAGAGAAAGCTCCTGCCTCGGAGATACTCCCTTTGTCTATCTTACTATTGTCAGTCGTTGGGTTTGGACTGGTACTCCAGCAAAAACCATAAGCAGTTGGGTTCGGTTGACCCAAATCGGTAATATTCCCGTTGGCAACAGCCGAATTAGTTGAAATACTGCTTACAGCTTGAGTCGTTACTGAAGGCAGTTTTAACGTGGTGAAAGTCATATCATCGCCATTGGTTGTTTCATTGGCATTTGCTCCCACAACCCTGTAGTGGTAGGTCGTACCCGCTGCTAATCCTGTAATTGCTTTGCTTACCAAGGTAGTTGTACTGCCCGTAACCGGGCTTTGATCAGCCGTAACGGTCGTTCCGTAACTGGTTGTCAAACCATATTCAAAAGTTACAGTAGTGCTGGCACCCTTGGCATTAATGGTTCCATTAAGTGTAGCTCCGGAAGATGTAATACTGGTCGCTGCATTGGTGATAGCAGTTGGGGTGTCCTCATACGTAAATTGGTCAGCACTACCCGTTGCGCTTGTTCCCCCCGCAGTTGTAACTGTAATATGTACTGTTCCGGAAGTGCTTGCCGGCGAAGTAGCTGTAATCTGTGTATCTGAGTTAACCGTAAAGCTTGTCGCAGCGGTTGACCCAAATTTCACCGCAGTAGCGTTTGTAAAGTCTGTTCCGGTTATTGTTACCGTAGTACCGCCAGCGGTGGTTCCGCTGGTGGGCGAAATGCTTGTAATGTTAGGGAGAGCTGCAAATGTAATATTCAATTTAAATTTCCCGTACATATTATCTGTAAATAATACGATGTAATAGGTTCCTGGAGTTAAAGTAGCAGTTGTTCCGTTACCAACTTTAAAGTATTTCTTGGAACTTAAACTTGCGTCGTAGCTTGTTGAAACCAGAAATGCAAAATGACTTGTTGTAATTTCATTTGATGAAGCAAATAAAGTAATTGTACCGCTTTTAATAAGAGTTACCTTATATCCTTTCGAAGGATATGATCCATTAACACTAACAAGGTTCATTGTTGGTGCCAATGTAGAAGAAGACATGTCTACATCATCTGTAGGGGCAAAAGGAAGGGTAATTTGTTCGTAAAATGATTCTGTTAGAGTAGTTGTACCAGTAGTAAATGTCTGATCCTGTCCATTCGTTGTTCCTCCGGTATTTTCGCCAACTACCCTGTAATGGTAAATTGTGTTAGCCGTTAAGCCTGTAATTGCTTTACTTACCGAAGTGGCAGAACTTCCGGTAACCAGACTTTCGTCGGCGGTAACAATAGTGCCATAGCTGGTTGTTATTCCATACTCGAAGGTAACTGTTGTGCTGCTTCCATTGGCATTCACTGATCCATTAAGTATAGCTCCGGAAGATGTAATGCTGGTAGCAGCGTTGGTGGTTGCAACAGGAGCTGAGACAGTGGGTAGTGCCGTTACTACTCCCAGATTTACAGAGTTTAGAGTGTTACTTACATAGTAGCTGCCTGCACTGCCGGTATTACTGCTGCTTGAAACTACAAATGAACCGCCTGATGAAAGTGGGTTGTAAGCGATTTGTAAATCCGATTCAGTATTGCCGTTCAACTCACCGACACTATATTGGATACCCACTAAACCTGAATAGCTGCTTAGCGGACTTGTGAATGTATAAGCCAGGCTTATACTCTGGTCACTTCCATTGGTAACGGCAGTCCCCGAAAAATTAATGCTGTTGTTGGTAATCGTTACATCAGAAGAGGGGCTAAGTACAAGACCCTTGACAGAAAAAACAGTGCCGTTTTTTATAGTAAATCCACTACTGCCAACACTCAGGAGAGAGGGCTGCGGTGCGGCCCATACCCCTGCTGCCAGCAATAGTACTGTTATTATTGTGTAAATTGTTTTTCTCATAATATAATATTTTAGAAAAGAATTATCACTTAGTTGCATATACTTTCGGTGAAGCAATAGATTTGGTAGAATATGAAAAGCAATATTCTACCAAATCTCGATTGCTTACTATTAATCTAGCTTTATCATATTAAATTGGGCCCCAATACCTGGTGCTAAATTCAAAGTTAAAGGAGTTGCAGAGTTGTTTCTAAGGGTCAAAACATCCCCGGCTGCCAAGGGAAAAATGGCTGTTCCAGAAATGTGGCCACTGGCCACTAAACAGGTTATATTTGTCGAAGCATCTACAGTTCCATTTACTGCAACAGCAATAGCGCTACCAATTCCGGCAGTAATATTTATTGAATAATCAACCTTATAGCTTCCGGCAGTATTAACTGTGATTGTCGTTGTACCTGCTGTATGATTCGTATTTGTCAATGGTCCATTGTTCGAAAAAGGAACATCAGCTCCTCCTACAACTGTTGCATCTGCGATTGTAGCAAATTCATATACATAACCAAAGTCTGATAATCCAGAGCCGCCTGTAGCTGGTGTACTCCATGTACCATCACCTCTTAGATAGGTAGCCGAACTGGCAGTTCCACTGCCCAAGCGTGCTGTTGGTACAGTGCCGCTAGCTAAATTCGAAGCGTTTAAATTCGTTACGGCAGAGCCATTTACTGCGGGCAGGGCATCTGTGCCATTTATTAGAACTACCCAGGCTGCGCCTGTATAATAATAGAACCCGGTGGCGCCATCTGTTTGATACACTATTAGTCCAGTTGCCGGACTACTGATAGCAGCCCGCTGAGCTGCAGTCATCCGAGGAGTTAATAACCCTTTGGTAGTGCTTGTTACATCAAGCATAGCCGAAGCATCAGGTGAAGCTATTCCTACACTAACCTGTGCATTTACGGTTAAAGAGAAAGTGATAATTACCGCTAAAATAACTAGTAGTTTTTTCATGTTTATAAATTTTAAATTGTATGGTTTATTTTATGCTAATATTATGGTTGAGTGAAGTTCTACTTTAAACACAGTCCTGTAATGATCAATCTCGGAAAAGTTTGTGGTATTCATCGTTGTGAAAAACAACTAAGTGAAAGGTTGATTTCCCATAGAATGCTTATTAGAGTCTTTGATGGTATAGATGTCTGCAAATTACAACATAATATTTAGAAATGAAATGACTTTGCTTGATCATATTCGAAATTTAATTAAATTTTTATCGAAATATTTTTTGAATAGTGAACCAAATTTGGAATTCGGTTGTGGTTTTGGATGCAGTCTATTGATCTCGACTCGGTAAAACTTATGGAGTTGTTTCTCAGGATCAGACTGTTTGAGTTTATTCGCAAGCTTGATCCTAATTGTTGATCGACTGCTGAAAAGCCGACAGGTGGTTGGGTGTCATTAGGCAATAAAGTGGCTGAATTCTCTTGAGACAGCTTCCTGCTTATGTATAGAAAATTATTAAATTCTTTTCAAGGTTGGAGTTACGAGTTCCCAGCCTGCCAGAAGGCTTGTCAGGCGGGGAGTCTCGTTTCTCGCTCAAAAAAAAAGCACTTCAGGAAACTGAGGTGCTTTTTGCATTTTGATAATCGTTTATTTGTCGATGTAATACCGCACCATCGGCCTGTTTTTCGATGTGCTGTCCACAATCTGAAATCCGGCATCTTCAAACGATCGGAATAATCCAATCCAGGCAAATGAATCTGCCAGTTTTTCCTGAGTTGGGATGGTTGGGTAGGCTTCAATGATTCCAATTTTTTCTTTTCGGGCATATTCAATAATTCCTTTTAAAAGTTGAACCGAAACACCCTGTCGCCTGAAATTTTTGTCAACTAAAAAACACGGAATTGACCAAACAGGTTGGTCATCAATTCGTTTGTGAACGCGCGATTTCTCTAGTTTTAAAAAGTCTTCACGTGGGGCAAAAGCACACCAGGCAATGGGCAAATCTTCATAAAATCCAAGAATTCCGACTGGTTTGCCTGCCCAAACCAGCTCTTTCATCGCCAATTTGTTGCCGTCGTTTTCTTTCCCTTCCTGAAAATCTTGTTTCCGAAGTCGGGGCCACATGCACCAACAATTTCCGCAGGCCCCGCGTTCACCAAAAAGCTGGACAAATTTACCCCAATTCTTTTTGGTTAAAGGCTCGAAAGTGAGCTGACTTAAAAATTCAGGATCTTTGTACTTCTTCTTCTTTGCCATATCTGATTTGTTTCTATCTGACGATACTTTAAATATACTTTAACCACCATTTGTTTTGCCCATCCTTATAGATGCTGTACTTGCGGCATGGATAGTATAAAATAAGGACAACTGCGATCCAAATGATATAGATTGCCCAAAGTTGAAGCCCGCTTTCTACTCCTTTGGGGCGGCCAAAATTTCCGGAAGCAAAATCCATTTGAGTCCATGAAAATCCCTGAAGGAACATGATTGCGATTAGAAGTGGATGAACAATATACCAGTGAATCAGATAAAAGAATAGAGGAACTTTTCCATAAATGGATACAAAATTGGTAAAATTGTTTCTCACCTGATCAGCAAATGCAAGTATTAAAAACATGATTCCTAAGGTTACTAAGCTATACAGAAGTGATGGTGGGTATTTGGTTACGTTAATAAAAGACAGAAAGGTAAATAAGTTATTCTTCTGTGATGTCCACAAACTCAGATCGCCGTAAATGTTGATGAAACGAAGAACTGTAAACAAAACCAATGCACCCAAACCTATTTTTAGAAACGTAGTGCTTCTTTTGTTATCAGCCAATTCAAACAGTTTTCCCGAAGCAAAACCTACCAACATAATTCCCAGCCATGGAACGGGTGGGTATCCAATAACGAATGTTATTTGAGAGGTCAAAGGAAATGCTGTGGTTGCAAACAATGGTGATAAAATGGTTTTCAATATAGGAAATCCTTCTAGCGGAATGAATGGAAGTAGATTATGCCCGAACATGATGGTTAAGCCTGTTATCCCAATAATTGCAGGAGACAACCTAAGCATAAAACTCAGGATAATAAAACCAAGTCCTATGGCTGCAATCACTTGAAAAAGCCAGGTGTGAAATCCCAAGTCGAACCAGACTCCAAAGTTGACGAGTGTAAATTCGAGCAGGATCAACCAGAGTCCCCGTTTGATAAGATTTTTTCTACTTTCTGTCGGTGTATGTCGATTGTTGAATGAAATATAAGCTGACGTTCCTGCAAGGAAAACAAAGATGGGCGCACACAAATAAGTAATCAGTCTGGTGAAAAACAACGCCGGGGTGGTCGATGAAAGATCAACCGGATTTTGCGTGATGGAGGTAACATGCATCAGGTCACGAACGTGGTCCAGAACCATTAAAATCATAACCAGCCCTCGGGTAAAGTCTATACTGTAAATTCGTTTCATTGCAATTTGTTTCGTAAAAGCCAATTGTTTTGCTGATTGGCAATTTAAGGATTTCTGCAATAAAAAAAGCGTCCGGATTTTGCTCCGAACGCTTCTGTATAGGAATGTTTATGTTTTTTTATTCCTGAGTTGCAGCAGCTATTTGCCTCACTTTACTTCCGGGGTAAACTTTTAGAGCTTCTTCCAGAATTTTTAATGAAGTTGCCAGATCCTCTTTCTTCAGCACGTAAGCAATACGTACTTCGTCTTTGCCGTATCCCGGAGTGGTATAGAATCCGGTTGCAGGAGCCATGAAAATAGTTTGATTTTCGTATTCAAAGTCGCTCAGTAACCACGCACAGAATTTGTCAGAATCATCAATTGGTAGTCGAGCAACGGTGTAGAAAGCCCCCATTGGAATGGGAGAATAGACTCCGTTGATTCGGTTTAATCCGTCAACAAGGAATTTGCGACGTTCAACATATTCGTCGTAGATGTCGTGCATGTATTCTTTATTGTTGTCGAGCGAGGCTTCCGCAGCGATTTGTCCAATCAACGGCGGACTTAAACGGGCCTGACAAAACTTCATCACGTTTTTCTTCAGTGCTTTGTTTTTGGTAATTAGAGCGCCAATGCGGATTCCACATTCGCTGTATCGTTTCGAAACAGAGTCTATCAGTACTACATTTTGCTCAATTCCTTTCAGATGGAACGCTGAAATATAGGGTGCTCCGGTATAGCAAAATTCGCGATATACCTCGTCGGAGAATAAATACAAATCGTATTTTTTGATCAGGTCACGAATCTGGTTCATTTCACTGCGGTTATACAAATAGCCTGTTGGGTTATTCGGGTTGCAGATCATGATTCCTTTTGTTCGTGGAGAAATCAGTTTTTCGAATTCGGCAACAGGCGGAAGCGCAAAACCTTCGTCAATTTTAGATGGAATAGATTTGATGACAGCGCCCGCCAGAATAGCGAAAGCAGTGTAATTGGCATAGGCTGGTTCAGGAACGATAATTTCATCACCCGGATCGAGACAGGCCAGGAACGCAAAAGTTACCGCTTCAGATCCTCCGGTAGTGATGATTATATCGTCGGCTGTAACATCAATATTAAATGTGTGATAGTACGCCGCAAGCTTTTCGCGGAATGATTTGATTCCTTCACTGGGAGAATACTCCAAAATTTTACGGTCAATATTGCGTATCGCGTCGATTGCGTTTTGTGGTGTAGGCAAATCAGGTTGACCAATATTTAGGTGAAATACCTTTTTGCCCTTTTCTTTGGCTTTGTCGGCCAAAGGAACCAGTTTCCGGATGGGGGAGTCTGGCATCAAATTACCACGTTCCGATGTATTTGGCATGTTTTAATATAAAATTAGCAGTAAGCCGGCAAATATACGATTATCAAATCTAAATTAAAATTTTAGGTTTTTATTTAATCCGAAATATTAACGGCAGATTAACTTTCATATTTCCAGTGTATTTGTTTATTTGGTTTTAATTTGATTATAATTTGTATGACAACTCTTAAAACTGACAATTTTTATTGTATTTTATCATGTTTTTGATACGTTGAATAGGCTACTTTTGAGCTCATACAAAACATTAAATCTACGACGATGATTATAGGAGTGCCAAAAGAAATTAAGAACAACGAGAACCGCGTTGCTTTAACACCAGCAGGTGTAGCCGAAATGATTAAAAGTGGTCATACAGTTTATGTGCAGGCAACTGCCGGAATGGGTAGTGGATTTAGCGATGAAGATTATATTCATGCAGGTGCAACGATGCTTCCAACAATCGAAGAAGTATATGCCATTGCTGAAATGATTATCAAAGTGAAAGAACCTATTGAGTCAGAGTACAAGCTGATAAAAGAAGGTCAGATTTTATTTACTTATTTCCATTTTGCTTCAAACAAACCATTAACTGATGCAATGATTGGAAGTAAAGCTATTTGTTTGGCTTACGAAACAGTTGAAATGCCTGATCGTTCGTTGCCTTTGCTGGTTCCTATGTCGGAAGTGGCTGGTCGTATGTCGATTCAGGAAGGAGCAAAATACCTGGAAAAAACTTACGGCGGTTACGGCGTATTGCTGGGCGGCGTTCCCGGAGTTCCACCTGCTAAAGTATTGATTATTGGTGGTGGAATTGTCGGAACCGAAGCTGCTAAAATGGCCGGTGGTTTAGGCGCTGATGTCACAATTATCGATGTTAGCCTGAAGCGTTTACGTTACCTTGACGATATTATGCCAGCGAACGTAAAAACATTGATGAGCAACGAATACAACATCCGCGAGATGGTTCGTAATGCCGATGTGATTATTGGTGCGGTTTTAATTCCTGGCGCTGTTGCTCCAAAATTGGTTACCCGCGATATGATCCCAACGATGAAACCTGGAACGGTAATGGTTGACGTAGCAGTTGATCAGGGCGGTTGTTTCGAAACAACTGTTGCTACAACCCACGATCATCCAACTTTTGTAATTGATCATGTTATTCACTATTGTGTAGCCAATATGCCGGGCGCTGTGCCACGCACATCAACTCTGGCTTTGACAAACGCTACACTTCCATATGCTATACAGATTGCTAACAAGGGGTGGAAGAAAGCCTGTGTGGATAGTGAACCATTGAAAAAGGGGTTGAATGTTGTTAATGGGAAAGTCGTTTTCGAAGGAGTAGCTGAAGCTTTCGGACTTCCTTATCAAGACGTTCAAACAGTACTCTAAATCCTGAAAACCCCTGTAAAGTGGGGTTGTTCTTTTTATCGAAATTTTTCAAATCATAGAAAAGGTCGGAACAATCAATTCCGGCCTTTTTTCATTTTCACCTGAAGGTTTTATTCGGTCAACGAAGTAATTTTTCTATTTTTGCACCTTCGTTTAAATAGATAATCAGGAAATACTCAATAAAATACAAATCATGGATATCCCCAGCAAGTACAATCCCGCCGAAGTTGAAGACAAATGGTACAAGTACTGGATGGAAAATAAGTTTTTCCATTCCGAACCCGACGAACGTGAACCTTATACCATCGTCATTCCACCACCAAATGTCACTGGCGTACTGCACATGGGGCATATGCTCAACAATACCATTCAGGATATCTTAACCCGTCGTGCCCGAATGCTTGGGAAAAATGCATGCTGGGTGCCTGGAACCGACCATGCCTCCATTGCTACCGAAGCGCGTGTGGTGAATAAATTGAAGAATGAAGGAATTTCGAAATTCGATTTGAGCCGAGACGTATTTCTGGAACATGCCTGGGAATGGACCAACAAACATGGTGGTATCATTCTGGAGCAGTTGAAAAAACTGGGGGCTTCATGCGATTGGGATCGCACTGCCTTCACCATGGACGATGTTCGCAGCGAATCGGTTATCAAAACTTTTGTTGATTTGTACGACAAAGGTCTGATCTATCGCGGTGTTCGAATGGTGAACTGGGATCCTGCTGCAAAAACTGCGTTGTCAGACGAAGAGGTGATTTACCGCGAAATGCAATCAAAACTCTATTACCTGAAATATAGGATAGCCCCCTCTGACTCCCCCGAGGGGGAGGAGAAGAAACCCCAATACAAGACTGCAAGAAAATCTGAGTATGAACTGTTGAAGAAGAATGCCAAAGAATTACGTCGATTTTCAACTGAAGCTGAAGGAGTTTTATGGGAAGCTTTAAGAGGAACCCAATTAGGAGAAAAATTCAGGAGACAACATATAATAAATGACATCATTGTTGATTTTATTTGCCTTTCAAAAAACCTTGTAATTGAAGTTGACGGAGGGTATCACAATACAAGAGAAATTCAGGACTTGGATAAAATCAAAACTGAAATTCTGAATGATCTAGGATATACAGTCATTCGTTTTACAAACGAAGAAGTTCTTGTAAATACTGATAAAGTTGTACAATCTATCCAAGATGCGTTAAAAAGCTCCCCCACTGGGGGAGCTGAGGGGGCTGGGCTTTATGTGACCATTGCAACTACCCGTCCTGAAACGATTCTGGGCGATACCGCCGTTTGTGTGAATCCAAACGATCCACGTTTCACACACCTGAAAGGCAAACGGGTGCTGGTTCCGCTGATCAACCGCTCCATCCCAATTATTGAAGACGAATATGTGGATATGGAGTTTGGTACCGGCTGTTTGAAAATTACTCCGGCTCATGATGTGAACGACTATGAAATTGGGTTGCGATTCAATCTTCCAAGTATCGACATTTTTAACGATGATGGTACTCTGAGCGAAAAAGCCGGAATGTATATTGGCGAAGATCGGTTTGCTGTTCGCGAAAAAATCATGGTCGATCTGGAAGCCGCCGGAAA is a window from the Aquipluma nitroreducens genome containing:
- a CDS encoding GNAT family N-acetyltransferase, producing MAKKKKYKDPEFLSQLTFEPLTKKNWGKFVQLFGERGACGNCWCMWPRLRKQDFQEGKENDGNKLAMKELVWAGKPVGILGFYEDLPIAWCAFAPREDFLKLEKSRVHKRIDDQPVWSIPCFLVDKNFRRQGVSVQLLKGIIEYARKEKIGIIEAYPTIPTQEKLADSFAWIGLFRSFEDAGFQIVDSTSKNRPMVRYYIDK
- the mutS gene encoding DNA mismatch repair protein MutS translates to MKQYYAVKAKHPDAVLLFRVGDFYETFGEDAIRTAGILGITLTRRANGSASYVELAGFPYHALDTYLPKLVRSGARVAICEQLEDPKMTKNIVKRGITELVTPGVSYNDNILEHRENNFLASVHFDKKLAGIAFLDISTGEFLTAEGSFEYIDKLLSSFQPKEVLFQKGKGADFTALFGGKYYTFSQDDWVYTENAANDRLMRHFETKSLKGFGVHELNYGIIASGAILHYLDLTQHHQTKHIVNLSRIEEDKYVWLDRFTIRNLELFNSINEGAKTLVQVIDKTISPMGARLLKRWIALPLKEIAAINNRQNVVEYLVKDESLKENLEEHIRQVGDLERIISKVAVIRINPREVVQLKHALQAIAPIKEICAQTDSPNLQRFAEQLNPCESIRTRIEKEIHPDPPALVNKGHVIASGVSPELDELRELAFSGKDYLARLQEREAERTGISSLKISFNNVFGYYIEVRNTHKDKVPPEWIRKQTLVGAERYITEELKEYESKILGAEEKILAIEVRLFNELVVALSEYIQAIQLDAAIVAQLDCLLSFASTAIEYKYSRPEINDSKEIIIKGGRHPVIEHQLPMGESYISNDVTLNQDDQQVIIITGPNMAGKSALLRQTALIVLMAQVGSFVPAEAAQIGFVDKIFTRVGASDNISLGESTFMVEMNEAASILNNISDRSLILLDELGRGTSTYDGISIAWSIVEYIHEHPKAKAKTMFATHYHELNEMEKSFVRVKNFNVSVKDVGNKVIFLRKLVSGGSNHSFGIHVARMAGMPPSVVRRADEILLQLEDTHRKEGLSKPLEGMAEKREGFQMSFFQLDDPVLKQIRDEIKNLDINELTPLEALNKLNDIKKITGLDRPFKK
- a CDS encoding IPT/TIG domain-containing protein, whose translation is MRKTIYTIITVLLLAAGVWAAPQPSLLSVGSSGFTIKNGTVFSVKGLVLSPSSDVTITNNSINFSGTAVTNGSDQSISLAYTFTSPLSSYSGLVGIQYSVGELNGNTESDLQIAYNPLSSGGSFVVSSSSNTGSAGSYYVSNTLNSVNLGVVTALPTVSAPVATTNAATSITSSGAILNGSVNANGSSTTVTFEYGITTSYGTIVTADESLVTGSSATSVSKAITGLTANTIYHYRVVGENTGGTTNGQDQTFTTGTTTLTESFYEQITLPFAPTDDVDMSSSTLAPTMNLVSVNGSYPSKGYKVTLIKSGTITLFASSNEITTSHFAFLVSTSYDASLSSKKYFKVGNGTTATLTPGTYYIVLFTDNMYGKFKLNITFAALPNITSISPTSGTTAGGTTVTITGTDFTNATAVKFGSTAATSFTVNSDTQITATSPASTSGTVHITVTTAGGTSATGSADQFTYEDTPTAITNAATSITSSGATLNGTINAKGASTTVTFEYGLTTSYGTTVTADQSPVTGSTTTLVSKAITGLAAGTTYHYRVVGANANETTNGDDMTFTTLKLPSVTTQAVSSISTNSAVANGNITDLGQPNPTAYGFCWSTSPNPTTDNSKIDKGSISEAGAFSATLTGLETHTKYYVRAYSINEAGTSYGEQVSFSTKGIIANVILYEIKDIESTSAIGKCSITDFGFPNATAYGICWSTSPNPTMFNSKIHNLGAPTTIGFFYASLTELEPNTVYYARVYAANAEGIAYSYEISFKTTQSNPVITWSNPSDISYGTALNDLQLNATSTVEGTFEYTPAAGTKLNVGDAQELSVTFTPNDLAKNKIVNKTVQINVRKAVPVITWENPKDIVNGTALSDLQLNAVANIEGTFVYNPIAGTVMNTGDLQELTVQFSPADTEHYSATSDTVKINVVIKTGIDPEKQNSISIYPNPTTDKFYITGIEDQTTIRISSLNGKLISEKKVANHEAISVQNLPAGTYLIGITNKEAMTCYKLVKK
- a CDS encoding BclA C-terminal domain-containing protein: MKKLLVILAVIITFSLTVNAQVSVGIASPDASAMLDVTSTTKGLLTPRMTAAQRAAISSPATGLIVYQTDGATGFYYYTGAAWVVLINGTDALPAVNGSAVTNLNASNLASGTVPTARLGSGTASSATYLRGDGTWSTPATGGSGLSDFGYVYEFATIADATVVGGADVPFSNNGPLTNTNHTAGTTTITVNTAGSYKVDYSINITAGIGSAIAVAVNGTVDASTNITCLVASGHISGTAIFPLAAGDVLTLRNNSATPLTLNLAPGIGAQFNMIKLD